Sequence from the Prunus persica cultivar Lovell chromosome G5, Prunus_persica_NCBIv2, whole genome shotgun sequence genome:
ATTCATAAAAGATAGAACGAGAAACCCTCATAAAAAGTGACAAGGAAGGAAATAGCAGGTGGAAATTGGAATGGCTTATTTGGGGCCAATCTCTTGGGGAGTCTTGGCCACAATAGACAGCGCATGGAGACCAGACTGGAGCTCGTCGGCTAAGGCGTCGTACACCATGCGGTGTCGTTTCACCAGGCTCTGCCCCTCGAATTTTGGGGACACGACCTTGAGGTTGAAGTGCGTTTCGCCATCCTTGTTGTTAGCGTTGGCCCTCATGGCGGCGTGGCCTGCGTGCTGATGCGACACGTCTTCTATCTCCAAAACGCTCGCTTCCAACGCCGTCTGCAATTTCGTCCTCATTCTGCTCGCTCGAGACAGCTGCAAAACCTTCGCTCCTCCTCTTGaacccatttttctttttcttttttcctttcttcctttcttccctATACTCCCTCACTCCAGCTGCAGCACAAACACAATACTCACACACTGTGCATTCACTTAATAATTCTTTTAGAGATATATAAaatatggaagaaaataaaaacaaagaataaaaaatggaagggaaaaaacaaaagtatgcGGTGAGCGTGGATCGAACACGCGACCTTCAGATCTTCAGTCTGACGCTCTCCCAACTGAGCTATCCCCGCAATTGTTGACACTTATTGAatgatataattatttatctCTAACATTACAGCATGTACAAGTcaatatattcatatatacGAATCATACACCCgtaatttcaaattcaaagggGCATgtttattagttaattaaaaGCTGGACGGAGCTAGGTACCGTAATTAAatgacatatataatatacataagTGTAAGTGTTACATGATGATCATGAGTTTGAATCTAGTTTTGGAAACAAATTACTAATAGGAATAGGAATATGGGTGTCCGTGTTTGTAATATTTGACAACATATGCCCCGAAACCAAAAGcgaccaccaccaccgccaccgccaccgccaccCCAAGCTTGAGCGCAACATCTTTTCCCACTAATTTGGATCTTGAAAGTAAAGCAGTACTGGTACCACAAGAAGAAGTCCTTTGGCCTTTACATccattgttattattattattgtaatcACTTATTTGGTCTTTAATTGTGGTTTTGTCTTGTTGAAGATGATCGGCTGGTACcacttgtttttccttttgagtACTAGGAGTAGTGTTCTTGGGAGGAGGATTGGAAATGTGGACGTTGGAAACTTTCTGAGGCATCGTAACTGTAAGAACTCCTCCCGCAAGCTTGGCACGAACTTCATTTGGATCGCAATTCTTGTCTGCAAGTTTGATTTCTTTGTGGAAGCGGCTCCATGTGTTCATGAGATTCAGGGGACGTTCTCCATGGATTGTAAGAATCCCCACATTATTGGTTTGGACCTTGAGGTGTTCCTTTCTGAAACCTGATATgacagacacacacacacatcatcatcCATTATCACTACATtaattcattatatataaacccAATACAAAATCTAATTTACTAGCTAGTACAAATTACAAATACATACCAGCTGGAAGATGGATCTCAACCGTGTCGGGCTTATTCCATTTGCAGTAGGGTTCAAAGTCTTCATAAATACGTTGGGGTTCAGCTCCGGCGTTGTTTTCCATGGTAATATCTGGACTTTAAAACACAAGAATTGATGTCTAGATAGAGAAATATTAATTCTTGATACTAAGGAAGATCTATTCTAAGGCATGTCTCTATGTCTCTATTTATACTCCCTATCTTTTTTTAGGGAATGAATGAATACAAAGGCACCAAGCTAACCATATAGCTAGCTGATATTAGAGGTTTCTTATGGTTGTCCTTTTAAGGGAGAAAGAgaatcattctttttttatttcctaagGTTTCTGGATTGCTTCTTCATTTCAAGAATATTATTCAGGGAAGGGAACTCTTTCTTCAGAGTCCATGTTCATCTCCTCGCTTGCAAGGGTACTGCTACTTACTGTCTTCTTTCATATGCAATACATTTTTACCTTCATCTTTTGGCAACATGCACATGTAGTTGCGTGTCGGAAATGTTATGTAGCTATAAAGAAcaattaaaagtaaaaatactCGTCTATCCTAATGGAAAAGGGAATTCCCACTGCTATGGcatcatagttgtgtgtgtgtgagaaatcatCATCCTCTCTAATTTAGACTATAACTTGTActctactttaaaaaaatgtaaaaatacCCTTGTGTTGGATGTGAAGTGGATTATGAGTTGTACGATTATTGATCAAGCCAATGTGACCGCTTCATTGCAACCGAGTTCAAACGCCCCCTATAAATTTAGACAATAAATATTAatcttataatatttttatgtaaCAAAGTAacaagttttcttttgttgctaAAATCCGGTGTCAAAGGTTGGACTAGGGCTAGAAGCAGTAGAAATGATAGACCATGTCTGTAAATCATCACGTtagacaaaaaatttaaattaagtaGGTAGATGCTCCGCCCGCGCCCAGGTAGTCGTGCTCTTTTTGGAGACACATTTACGCTTGCGGCATCAAAATCCACTCACATCTTGCCCACAGAGGAAGAGACTTACTCCCAATTGTTGCGTACATGTGGCCAAACCTCTAACTTACCCCATGGCAAAGCAATTCATGCA
This genomic interval carries:
- the LOC18776379 gene encoding sufE-like protein 1, chloroplastic/mitochondrial, encoding MGSRGGAKVLQLSRASRMRTKLQTALEASVLEIEDVSHQHAGHAAMRANANNKDGETHFNLKVVSPKFEGQSLVKRHRMVYDALADELQSGLHALSIVAKTPQEIGPK
- the LOC18775855 gene encoding uncharacterized protein LOC18775855, with amino-acid sequence MENNAGAEPQRIYEDFEPYCKWNKPDTVEIHLPAGFRKEHLKVQTNNVGILTIHGERPLNLMNTWSRFHKEIKLADKNCDPNEVRAKLAGGVLTVTMPQKVSNVHISNPPPKNTTPSTQKEKQVVPADHLQQDKTTIKDQISDYNNNNNNGCKGQRTSSCGTSTALLSRSKLVGKDVALKLGVAVAVAVVVVAFGFGAYVVKYYKHGHPYSYSY